From Tachysurus fulvidraco isolate hzauxx_2018 chromosome 6, HZAU_PFXX_2.0, whole genome shotgun sequence:
TAGCTTCACATCCATGGTAGGCTGCATTGTGCTCCCCTCCAGAGTTACAGCATTTCAATTTTACTCCTCCACATTTCCCATACTCATGCTCACCTGAACATCTACCACATCTTTGTTTACCCTTATAGACAGCTGCTACATGGCCATACAGTATCTTTGGCACTTAAAACATCTCAGTGGGGGAGGGATGTATGTTGTGACCTCGTAGCTCATGTAATCTATGAATAACTTACTTGGAAGTTTTGCTTCATCAAACTTAATCATAACACACAGGCTATCGCATTTCTCCCCATTTCTAATTGTTTTAAGGCGTTTTACCTCCAGCACTTTTGCCCCTGCTACATTGTCTTTGATTTGATCTTCTTTGACATTTACCGGTATTCCTGTGATAACTCCACGAATCAACGACTTATTCCAGtcaatacacattttattctcttGCCATCAATTGTACTCATATGGCTCATTTGGTAAATGTACTTATATggctttcttttgttgtttttttattcctacAGAAGATCAGCAGTGCTCCACTTCTTAATACCTTAGCATTTTTGACCTCGCCTATCAATTTGTTTATCGACTTTGTTAAATGAATCGGATTCCACTCACCAAATGACGACCCCTCCTGAGATAGTGTCATGATCActttatattcttcttcttgtggTTTACTTACTATTGTCATACTTTGTTCACTATCCGTTTCATCTATTTTATATGTTGccttctcctttttttcccattttctcGATAGCATTACATTCCAAACACACCTATCTCTCCCGCCTTCTTCTTCAGATCCCATCTCGCTCCTCACTTCCTTCCACCATCTCCTACCCAGTCACAGTCTAGCTGTTGCCAACCGCCTACACAAAGCTTTGCACAgaagtcaagttcaagtttgcTTATATAGTCAGTGGCTGATTGAGAACAGGTGGCGGTGCAATCAGTCCCAGTGAGGGGttatgggaagtgtagtccagAAGCTACTAATACTCGGGAGAATGTTCCCTCTGATGGTGATCGGAGGACGAGGCATGTGCTTAATTCATGACAATGATAAAACACCTGCCagcattaattcatttttatttttattattattttttaatcaaaggcTGTTAGAATTATGTTATGTCAATGTATGTTATTCATATAgatttttagtttttcttctGGTGCTCTCGTTTTCAGTTttgttactctctctctctgtgtgtgtgtgtgtgtgtgtgtgtgtgtgtgtgtgtgtgtgtgtgtgtgtgtgtgtgtgtgtgtgtgggtgtgtgtttatctgttgtTATTTCCTAGATACTTTTATCCTCCCTGACTAAGTTGTTTTgaattgtgttgttgttttgtttgcaataaaattctttaaaaacaaCTACAAATGTACAAGTATGCAACCAACAAACTAACAGATTCTTGTAGAAAATATTCACACAAAACTTTATTAGTATCTCTATCTGGGTTAAAATCAAGTacaactttattattaattctaaCTGGGTTAAACATATAAAGATATTTAAGAACATGTCAGGTTTGTTCTTTGCTCCTAAAAAGCTATAGTACTTAGCTAGCACGATTATggatttaaaaagaagaagaagaagaagaagaaatacatgtatttttttcttcttcttctttttttttaaatccataaaCAGCACACAGTTTGTCTAAAAAGAAAGCACTCAAAGTCCATAATGTATTATGGACTTTGAGTGCTTTCTTTTTAGACAAACTGTGTGCTGTTTGCTCTCAGTTACAAGTACAATGTCTTTTTAATTTGTGGTTTAGATTTCTAGACTTACAGAAATACATCCTGTCTTTCTGTACGTGCAGAAGTCTCAatgacagttacaggaatcgtctgattgcagtgattgcctcaaaaggttgtgcaacaaaataataagttaggggtaccatcatttttgtccaggcctgttccatgagtttattttttttattctgttgaagcatggttgaaaagaaCTTTTTACAATGAATTGTTCAGTTCACTCTGTAAAGTGAATAAGCtctaactgatctgattcaCTCTTACAGAGCACTGAAGTGGGACGATCATTAGAGGACATTCTTTACAAATTGCACGTAGGAATGGCAGTAATTTttcagtaaatgtgtgtgtgaaagtgtgtatgtgtgtgttagtaagaGGGTTGGAGAAtgacagctttcctctgtcccAGTCCAGTTTCACTCTGATCCTCTGGAGTTTCTGTTCTACTGAGAGGTGAGTGGATTTCTGTGGTGTAGAACATGCTCCATATTTACCTTTATAATACCCCACATACCACATACCACTTCGGGAGAATATTTTCTCCTTCCTCTGAGCAGATTCTGTCATCACACCCACAACCCAGACTATATTGTCTCCAACTTCAACATCCCAGCAGTGTGTCCCTGAGTTAAAGCCCTCAGAACCCAGGATACAGCAATATTcatcaaatctctctggattaTCAGGAAATTTCTGTCTCACATCACTGAATCTCACACTGGTCAGATCATCAGATACAATGAAATTAGGATGAACAGTGTTTGGGTCCAGAGTTACAggtgctgaaaacacacacacacacacacacacacacacacacacacacacacacacacacacacacatgcaaaattCATTTGTAAACACATACAACTGCAATTTCCAGAGTGCTTGAATTAGAAATGTTAGAAATGTAACCAAttgttaaaataattcaaattctACAATAAAATCTAAAACGTCTGTAAGCCGCTACAACTCTCCGTTTTCACTCAGTTTCTCTGCTTACACTTCAAACACTGATCAGTCTGACACCTAATAGAAGCCTTTCAGAATAAGAGTTCCCTTACGTATGTTACATTAATACAAaatgaacataataataataataataataataataataataataagaaagaaagaaagaaagaaagaaagaaagaaagaaagaaagaaagaaagaaagaaagaaaaagactctTACTGTATTGGACAGTGTCCTGCATCTTCTCCCAGACTCTGAACTTCAGGTTGGCCAGATGTTTTGCCACATGGATCAGTGCTCCGGAAAGCTCCTCTGGATGCTCCAGTGTGCACTGGGCTCTGCAAAAACATTCAGGAGTCAGTGTTGCTGTGGCTTTGGattcagaaacacagagaacCAGAGAGACAGGAACCACATCACTCACCTTTTCACTGTGGCCTTGTAGTTCTGGAAAACAACAAAGCACATATCAGTGgatatgatttacatttttacaccacTGAAATATGACGTTTCTGATGATGGAAAGAAGTTTTACTTTCTCACAGTATAAATACTGACTAAATGATACTCACTTGTAAGAACAGGATGTCTTCAGCTCTCATGCCCTCTTCTATGGCTCTGATTGTGTCTGAAAGAGATGATATGTCTCTGCTCAGCTTGTCAatcttctccttcatcatctgactcttctgctcctcttcctctatCAGTGCAGCGATCCTTACTGCCTCTTCATCTCGTAGAAACTGGTGAAGCTTCTCAAAATGCTCCTTAATCTGACACTCTGTGTGTTGAGCCTGAATCTGCAGTGAAGTGGAAATATAACTGATTTTACAATGATGGAGAATAGAATTCTATCAAAATCATGTAATTGATTGTAACCTTTATCTGTTCTGCAGTCTGACTCCAGTTCAGTTTACAGTCTTTAAATATCTTCAGTTTCCCCTGTAGGTGCTTTAGTGCAGTTTTGAGCTTCAtctgaaataaattaacacacTGCTTGAAGACTCTGTGTTTCAGCTCTTATTGTACACATTGTTAAGTCAAATCACTGATTATTAAGGGGATTTAACTGTAGAATGTTAAACATGTGTTTTTAATGACCATGAGACAGTTTTCTtatgttttcttcttttaaaatgcacaaaaaatacCAAAAGAAAATTACACGATGTATCAAAAGTGACACATGACCTCAAATGTACATATTATTTACCTTACAGTCTGTTACTGCCTCATCAATGGGGAAGAATTTGTGGTTGGTGTGTTTTCTTGAAGtctgacacaccacacacaccggcTGTTGATCATCCAGACAGAAGAGTTTGAGTTTCTCACTGTGCAGACTGCAAACTGTTTCAGACCCTGATAAAGATATTTGACttctctcctgtaagaaggtcTCACACAGGTTCTTTAAGACAAGATTTATAGGTAGAGTTTCCATAGATGACTTTGTCCTACAAACAGGACATTCTCTGGATCCTTTGGTCTTCCAGAACTGCTgcaaacacactttacacacactgtgactgCAGTGCAGTAAAACAGGATCCTTGAAGATGTCAAAGCACACAGGACAGGAGAAATCCTCCTCTGAAAACTTAgaagccattttttttaatttttttttttgctgcttttgttCTCTCCAGTCCGAATGCTCAGAGTTTCAGTTTGTCTTTGATAAAATTATACACATGAAGATTTCAAGATTGTTTGGGTCCAGTTATTGATCCCTTCATTTCACAATGCTGAGTCAGATTTTTTCATAAACTGAGAATAAACCTAAACTCACCAGAGCATAAGACTGCAGGCTGTATATGAAGGACTGCAGTTGTATCAGACTCCACACTTCCTTAATAGGAGGAGCTTTACAGAGGAGCATTATGACTTTCTACAGTCACCAGTTACATCAGAaacagtacacaacacttacacttagtataaataaacaaaccataaTTTTAGTACAAATTTATCCAGTGATGAAAGATTATATCAGGCATAAATAATCTTGCAGCATTTttcccagcatgacaatgttGCTCTTAATACTGCTAAAATTTGGTCATTTagtgaagaagaataagaagaagacaaagaagaagaaatgtgtcTTGTCTCTATAAGAGCTTTGGATAAATCTTGCGATTAAAGGTGTAAGACAGCATCATATTTGAAGGCTTTTCTTTTAATATAGCTATCGGTAAAGCGTGCACAAGACCCTTATCAAGAGATTATAGTTTAGctttaaataaaagtctctAGCATCCCTTTGTCTGTTTTtgggtttattttgtttaaactcTTGGTCTTAAAGTACATCAGCACAAGGCTGTGCTTGGAGAAAAGTATATAAAGAAGATTTTCAGCTTTGGAAGAGAGGCTACCTATGACGTGGTCATAGTCACAAGCAGGTGCACATTTACATATGCAAAGGCCCCTGGGCTACATCATTACTATGGGCCCCTCCCTCCCCATGAACAATTTAAAATGACACTaatgtataaatacattttaattgcctacctttaaaaagttttcttctttgtttttcttgatgTAAAGTCTTTGATGAGGTCTGTAAAATCCAATTTCTGGAGAATGTCGCTCTCTAGAGACATTAATGTTAGATGACAGAGACACTCCTGGCCCATAACAGAACACAGCCTGTTTTTCACCAAGGTCAGTTGACCTTTCACCAGTGGCATTTGTTACAGGTAGCATGAGAAATTATCGAAGAACGATGTTTGTAAATACAGATTCTATCTTCCACTGGTGGTGTTGGTTTCCTTTTGTATGATTGCTTTAATATGTCAAATTTATCCACCAAGTCAATTTCCAAATCtcttcagtatttattttgcagtttCATTGCAGACAATCTGAGCTCTTCTGGAGTCAGGgacaaaatgttatttaaaaacccAAGATAATGGTTTATGACATCATATGAACGGAATTAGCAGTCCAGCTCTGCTACCAGTCTGTCAATCACCAGTATAAAAACActtgaagaaaacaaatctTGGCCTGACAAGTAGTGGTCTGGCTCTGCAGATTCATTACATGCAGGGCATGTTTTAGATTACTTAAATGCAGATAATAATCTGAAAAcctaaaaattatttacaacaatatttctaaatttaaaaaaaaaaatttactaaaaaaattgaatggaaaaaaaattagtaGGCCTCTCCCCAGTGCAGGCCCCTAGGCTTTAGCCCGTGTAACCCATGATTTAATGTGACCCTAGTCACAAGCTGTAACACAGGTACCTCCAAGGTGTTGAGGTCAGACCTGTGTATAAAGCTAGAAatgacacagtgatacacaataTGGATACTTTATGGCTTTGTTGTTGGTTATGACATGGAGATGTCCAGGTTCTCACTTCCCCAGGGTAAAGGACATACCAAATTAACTgctctactgtatatttttatttaactttcagCAATTGTAATTATAACTGATAAACATTAATGTTCACTAGGTGTGCAACACTTACTAGATTATGTCTTGTAGGCTTTTATACAGATCATTACATATCGTTACAGCTTTAATGAGAAAACCAACTGAATAACACTTCATCAAGCATGTCTCATGAACATTCCTACTCTTCTAGTTGCAACTTCACCATACAGTGTACTCTGGTTCCCCCTAGGGGCTAGCCTGTATAACACAGGTATTCTCTGGTATTTCTGCTACTGTACAACCAAGCTTCTGCATTTGGTCTAAactctggttgcaataaactaTAAATCTCATCAAAAGTCTTCAACACCTCATGGGTACAGTGTCCAAGTCT
This genomic window contains:
- the LOC113641015 gene encoding zinc-binding protein A33-like, coding for MMKEKIDKLSRDISSLSDTIRAIEEGMRAEDILFLQNYKATVKRAQCTLEHPEELSGALIHVAKHLANLKFRVWEKMQDTVQYTPVTLDPNTVHPNFIVSDDLTSVRFSDVRQKFPDNPERFDEYCCILGSEGFNSGTHCWDVEVGDNIVWVVGVMTESAQRKEKIFSRSGMWYVGYYKGKYGACSTPQKSTHLSVEQKLQRIRVKLDWDRGKLSFSNPLTNTHIHTFTHTFTEKLLPFLRAICKECPLMIVPLQCSVRVNQIS